The following are from one region of the Malus sylvestris chromosome 14 unlocalized genomic scaffold, drMalSylv7.2 SUPER_14_unloc_1, whole genome shotgun sequence genome:
- the LOC126613620 gene encoding dynamin-related protein 4C-like isoform X4 yields the protein MESSCTDLNGEGSLAMVQAELDAVPLKCAPIVSSYNDKIRPLLDAVDKLRSLMVMDEGIQLPTIVVVGDQSSGKSSVLESLAGISLPRGQGICTRVPLIMRLEHHSSPQPELSLEYNGRVDRTDEENITKDIVKATNSIAGGGKGISNTPLTLLVKKYGVPDLTMVDLPGITRVPVHGQPENIYDQIKDMIMEYIKPEESIILNVLSATVDFTTCESIRMSQSVDKTGERTLAVVTKVDKAPEGLLEKVTGDDVNIGLGYVCVRNRIGDETDEEAAVMAHELFQTHPLLSKIDKSIVGIPVLAQKLVQIQANSIARNIPEIVKKINDRLNFCIMELNKMPKSLSSVAEAMTAFMQITGLAKESLRKILLRGEFQEYAEDNRMHCTARLVEMLNQYSDELHRCAETDAKSNFLMEEIRILEEAKGISLPNFLPRNAFLIILQAKVNEISSIPIAFEEKVWNYIEEVVISVLMHYTDNYHQLQLSARRAGHSLMAKMKERSIKWMLELVEMEKLTDYTCDGDYVSEWNKLMASQNEFIHGVLTDEKKPSIIDIEGIGEVEVGVLRKYPHVLAQAYDLKMRMIAYWKVVLRRLVDCMALHLQLSVFNLVNKEMEAEIVNELLGPYGGGIERMLEESPAVAVKREKLNKSIKKLRDSKEVVAKIMDSIVTYGD from the coding sequence GTGATGGATGAAGGCATTCAGCTGCCAACGATTGTGGTGGTCGGAGACCAGTCATCCGGGAAGTCTAGCGTGCTCGAATCCTTGGCCGGCATCAGCCTACCTCGGGGCCAAGGCATCTGCACGAGAGTGCCTCTTATTATGAGGCTCGAACACCACTCGAGTCCTCAGCCTGAACTTTCCTTGGAGTACAATGGCAGAGTTGATCGTACTGATGAAGAAAATATCACCAAAGATATTGTGAAAGCTACTAATTCTATTGCGGGGGGAGGTAAGGGAATTTCGAACACGCCACTTACTTTGTTGGTGAAGAAGTATGGGGTTCCGGATCTGACTATGGTTGATCTTCCGGGAATCACAAGGGTTCCAGTCCATGGCCAACCTGAAAATATCTATGATCAGATCAAAGATATGATCATGGAGTATATTAAGCCGGAGGAAAGTATTATTCTGAATGTATTGTCTGCTACGGTGGATTTTACTACGTGTGAGTCAATCCGGATGTCACAAAGTGTAGATAAAACTGGTGAGAGGACGCTCGCTGTGGTTACGAAAGTGGACAAGGCACCGGAAGGACTACTTGAGAAGGTCACTGGAGATGATGTAAACATTGGTCTTGGTTATGTCTGTGTAAGGAACAGGATTGGTGACGAAACTGATGAGGAGGCAGCGGTGATGGCTCATGAACTATTTCAAACCCATCCTCTGCTTTCGAAGATTGACAAGTCCATTGTCGGCATTCCAGTTTTAGCACAGAAGCTGGTCCAAATTCAAGCAAACAGCATAGCAAGAAATATACCTGAGAtagtgaagaagatcaatgacagGCTGAACTTCTGCATTATGGAGCTGAACAAAATGCCAAAGAGTCTTTCATCGGTTGCTGAGGCCATGACGGCTTTTATGCAAATCACTGGCTTGGCTAAGGAATCGCTTAGGAAGATTCTTTTGAGAGGAGAATTTCAGGAGTACGCGGAAGACAATCGCATGCACTGCACTGCTAGATTGGTTGAGATGCTCAACCAGTACTCGGATGAACTTCACAGATGTGCTGAAACTGATGCAAAGAGCAACTTCTTGATGGAGGAGATCAGGATCTTGGAGGAGGCCAAAGGTATTTCACTTCCGAACTTCCTTCCACGCAATGCTTTCCTCATTATCTTGCAGGCAAAAGTGAATGAAATTTCGAGTATTCCGATTGCATTTGAGGAAAAAGTGTGGAACTACATTGAAGAGGTGGTTATTTCTGTGTTGATGCATTATACGGATAACTATCATCAGCTGCAGCTGTCAGCAAGGCGTGCCGGCCATAGTCTAATGGCCAAGATGAAGGAGAGGTCAATCAAGTGGATGCTGGAGCTTGTAGAGATGGAAAAGCTGACAGATTATACATGTGATGGTGATTATGTTTCCGAATGGAACAAGCTGATGGCTAGTCAAAACGAATTCATTCATGGAGTCTTAACTGATGAGAAGAAGCCTTCTATCATAGATATAGAAGGCATCGGGGAAGTGGAAGTCGGTGTTCTGAGGAAGTACCCGCATGTGTTAGCTCAAGCTTATGACCTTAAAATGAGAATGATTGCTTATTGGAAGGTTGTTTTGAGGAGGCTTGTGGACTGCATGGCATTGCACTTGCAGCTGTCTGTTTTCAACCTTGTGAACAAAGAGATGGAAGCTGAGATTGTGAATGAGTTGTTGGGACCTTACGGTGGGGGAATTGAGAGGATGTTGGAGGAGTCCCCGGCAGTGGCAGTAAAGCGTGAGAAGCTTaacaaaagcataaaaaaacTGAGGGATTCTAAGGAGGTAGTGGCCAAGATTATGGACAGCATTGTCACTTATGGGGATTAA
- the LOC126613621 gene encoding dynamin-related protein 4C-like → MQHWKERLRFLQGHESGVFPYLKSFLVKKGSQLEETEGPRQMESSCTDLNGEGSLAMVQAGLDAVPLKCAPIVSSYNDKIRPLLDAVDKLRSLMVMDEGIQLPTIVVVGDQSSGKSSVLESLAGISLPRGQGICTRVPLIMRLEHHSSPQPELSLEYNGRVDRTDEDNIAKDIVKATNSIAGGGKGISNTPLTLLVKKNGVPDLTMVDLPGITRVPVHGQPENIYEQIKDMIMEYIKPEESIILNVLSATVDFTTCESIRMSQSVDKTGERTLAVVTKVDKAPEGLLEKVTGDDVNIGLGYVCVRNRIGDETYEEAAAMAHELFQTHPLLSKIDKSIVGIPVLAQKLVQIQENSIARNIPDIVKKINDRLNFCIVELNKMPKSLSSLAEAMTAFMQIIGLAKESLRKILLRGEFDEYAEDSMHCTARLVEMLNLYSDELHRCAETDAKSNFLMKEIKILEEAKGISLPNFLPRNAFLSILQGKVDEISSIPIAFVEKVWSYIEEVVISVLMHYTENYHQLQLSARRAGHNLMAKMKERSIKWMLELVEMEKLTDYTCDGDYVSEWNKLMANQNEFIHGVLADEKKPSIIDIEGIGEVEVGVLRMYPLVLGQAYDLKMRMIAYWKVVLRRLVDSMALHLQLSVFKLVNKELEAEIVNELMGPYGGGIERMLEESPAVAVKREKLNKSIKKLRDSKEVVAKIMDSITTYGD, encoded by the exons ATGCAGCATTGGAAGGAAAGGCTTCGTTTCCTACAGGGTCACGAAAGTGGTGTTTTCCCTTACCTGAAATCATTCTTAGTAAAAAAAGGTTCTCAACTGGAGG AAACGGAAGGACCAAGGCAAATGGAATCGAGTTGCACAGATTTAAACGGTGAAGGCTCCCTCGCCATGGTTCAGGCAGGACTAGACGCAGTACCTCTCAAATGCGCACCCATTGTGTCGTCCTACAACGACAAGATCCGCCCTCTTCTGGATGCGGTAGACAAGTTACGCAGCTTGATGGTGATGGATGAAGGCATTCAGCTGCCAACGATTGTGGTGGTCGGAGACCAGTCATCGGGGAAGTCCAGCGTGCTCGAATCCTTGGCCGGCATCAGCCTCCCTCGGGGCCAAGGCATCTGCACGAGAGTGCCTCTTATTATGAGGCTGGAACACCACTCGAGTCCTCAGCCTGAACTTTCCTTGGAGTACAATGGCAGAGTTGATCGTACTGATGAAGACAATATCGCCAAAGATATTGTGAAAGCTACTAATTCTATTGCGGGAGGAGGTAAGGGAATTTCGAACACGCCACTTACTTTGTTGGTGAAGAAGAATGGGGTTCCGGATCTGACTATGGTTGATCTTCCGGGAATCACAAGGGTTCCGGTCCATGGCCAACCTGAAAATATTTATGAGCAGATCAAAGATATGATCATGGAGTATATTAAGCCGGAAGAAAGTATTATTCTGAATGTATTGTCTGCTACGGTGGATTTTACTACGTGTGAGTCAATTCGGATGTCACAAAGTGTAGATAAAACTGGTGAGAGGACGCTCGCTGTGGTTACGAAAGTGGACAAGGCACCGGAAGGACTACTTGAGAAGGTCACCGGAGATGATGTAAACATTGGTCTTGGTTATGTCTGTGTAAGGAACAGGATTGGTGACGAAACTTATGAGGAGGCAGCGGCGATGGCTCATGAACTATTTCAAACCCATCCCCTGCTTTCGAAGATTGACAAGTCCATTGTCGGTATTCCAGTTTTAGCACAGAAGCTGGTCCAAATTCAAGAAAACAGCATAGCAAGAAATATACCCGATAtagtgaagaagatcaatgacagGCTGAACTTCTGCATTGTGGAACTGAATAAAATGCCAAAGAGTCTTTCATCTCTTGCCGAGGCCATGACGGCCTTTATGCAAATCATTGGCTTGGCTAAGGAATCGCTTAGGAAGATTCTTTTGAGAGGAGAATTTGACGAGTACGCAGAAGACAGCATGCACTGCACTGCTAGATTGGTTGAGATGCTCAACCTGTACTCTGATGAACTTCACAGATGTGCTGAAACTGATGCAAAGAGCAACTTCTTGATGAAGGAGATCAAGATCTTGGAGGAGGCCAAAGGTATTTCACTTCCAAATTTTCTTCCACGCAATGCTTTCCTCAGTATCTTGCAGGGAAAAGTGGATGAAATTTCGAGTATTCCGATAGCATTTGTGGAAAAAGTGTGGAGCTACATTGAAGAGGTGGTTATTTCTGTGTTGATGCATTATACGGAGAACTATCATCAGCTGCAGCTGTCAGCAAGGCGTGCCGGCCATAATCTAATGGCCAAGATGAAGGAAAGGTCAATCAAGTGGATGCTGGAGCTTGTAGAGATGGAAAAGCTGACAGATTATACATGTGATGGTGATTATGTTTCCGAATGGAACAAGTTGATGGCTAATCAAAATGAATTCATTCATGGAGTCTTAGCTGATGAGAAGAAACCTTCTATCATAGATATAGAAGGCATCGGGGAAGTGGAAGTCGGTGTTCTGAGGATGTACCCGCTTGTGTTAGGTCAAGCTTATGACCTTAAAATGAGAATGATTGCCTATTGGAAGGTTGTTTTGAGGAGGCTTGTGGACTCCATGGCATTGCACTTGCAGCTGTCTGTCTTTAAGCTTGTGAACAAAGAGTTGGAAGCTGAGATTGTGAATGAGTTGATGGGACCATACGGCGGGGGAATCGAGAGGATGCTGGAGGAGTCGCCGGCAGTGGCAGTAAAGCGTGAGAAGCTTaacaaaagcataaaaaagctGAGGGATTCTAAGGAGGTGGTGGCCAAGATTATGGACAGCATTACCACTTATGGTGATTAA